The Planctomycetota bacterium genomic sequence CGGCAGAACACGCTCCCTGGCGGCGCGAAGCCAGCCTCCGCGCGAGGCGAGGCACCCGCTCGGAAAACATGGTTTTGGCCAATGGATAAGCTATCAGGCCGGCTTTTCGCTCAGCAGCTCGTCGCGGTAGAACTCGATCATCTTCGCCAGGCCTTCGCTCCGGCTGACGACGGGCTCCCAGCCGAGGATGCTCTTGGCACGCGTGATGTCGGGCTGCCGAACCTTCGGATCGTCCGGCGGCATCGGGTGGAAGGTGATCTCGCTGGTGCTCTCGGGGATGAGCGCCTTCACCTCTTTGGCGATGTCGAGGATCGTCAGCTCGTGCGGGTTGCCGAGGTTGATCGGCTCGTGGAAGTCGCCCTCCATGACCTTGTTGATCCCGTCGACCAGGTCGCTGACGTAGCAGAGCGACCGGGTCTGCATGCCGTCGCCGAAGACAGTGAGCGGCTCGTTGTGCAGGGCCTGGCGGATGAAGCTGATGACGACGCGTCCGTCGTGCGGGTCCATCCGCGGGCCGTAGGTGTTGAAGATGCGGATGATGCGGGTGTCGACCTTGCGCTCGCGGTGGTAGGCCATCGTGCAGGC encodes the following:
- a CDS encoding UDP-glucuronic acid decarboxylase family protein; the encoded protein is MRILISGAAGFLGSHLTDLLLAQGHQVIGVDNFATGRKGNIAHLVERDDYTFVEHDIIQPFEGGALPEGKIDRFYHMASPASPIGYVKQQVMTLKVNSAGCWNMLELAEKHGGRFLMASTSECYGDPQVNPQPETYWGNVNPIGLRSMYDEAKRFSEACTMAYHRERKVDTRIIRIFNTYGPRMDPHDGRVVISFIRQALHNEPLTVFGDGMQTRSLCYVSDLVDGINKVMEGDFHEPINLGNPHELTILDIAKEVKALIPESTSEITFHPMPPDDPKVRQPDITRAKSILGWEPVVSRSEGLAKMIEFYRDELLSEKPA